Proteins from a genomic interval of Trifolium pratense cultivar HEN17-A07 linkage group LG6, ARS_RC_1.1, whole genome shotgun sequence:
- the LOC123889099 gene encoding 3,9-dihydroxypterocarpan 6A-monooxygenase-like, protein MKKFCMSEFLNGKMLDQLLPIRKDEINRFLQMIVKKSEVNEAVNVTNELLKLTNSIVMKMSIGKSCFKEDDEAHKVTERVRESAMVSGMFNLADYFWFCKRLDIQGIEKRLKDVHDRFDNMMENIIKEHEEGRSKLERKDGAKDVLDALLSIYEDQNSVIKITRDN, encoded by the coding sequence ATGAAGAAATTTTGCATGTCAGAGTTTCTTAATGGAAAGATGCTTGATCAACTTCTTCCCATAAGAAAAGATGAGATAAACCGATTTTTGCAGATGATAGTGAAAAAAAGTGAAGTAAATGAGGCTGTGAATGTTACTAACGAGCTTTTGAAACTTACAAATAGTATAGTGATGAAAATGTCAATAGGAAAAAGCTGTTttaaagaagatgatgaagctCATAAGGTTACAGAAAGGGTGAGAGAATCTGCTATGGTGAGTGGAATGTTTAATTTGGCTGATTATTTTTGGTTTTGTAAGAGATTGGATATTCAAGGAATTGAGAAAAGGTTAAAGGATGTTCATGATAGGTTTGATAATATGATGGAGAATATTATCAAAGAGCATGAAGAGGGTAGAAGTAAATTAGAAAGAAAGGATGGTGCAAAGGATGTATTAGATGCTCTTTTGAGTATTTATGAAGATCAAAACTCAGTGATCAAAATAACTAGAGATAACTGA
- the LOC123891126 gene encoding uncharacterized protein LOC123891126, whose translation MKLAPITVFMFRDSEGFASAISEALYPNPSSSFTRQEDSFELSLESYGIKDHKASGNVIHYVDNHGIYKVSIVIMQHYEPPVLACALNEVLNKIVGGDPSTLPTLLVPFLVESSEVEGQSKSLRSDESVALTYGIQLGQITDIMQTLLKKTQEPPSTLRIQHENFACFHHFVRVMKLPTFFLIGQTSQYLNSKATKQHEAICEIGEILASSTGLQFSEDRVIWNPKKTSKEIKEPWRDLYG comes from the exons ATGAAGTTAGCTCCCATCACAGTGTTTATGTTCAGAGATTCAGAGGGTTTTGCCTCTGCTATCTCAGAAGCTCTTTACCCTAACCCTTCTTCCTCCTTCACCCGCCA AGAGGACTCGTTTGAACTCTCTTTGGAGAGTTATGGAATCAAGGACCATAAAGCATCAGGGAACGTAATTCACTATGTTGATAATCATGGCATTTACAAG GTATCAATCGTGATTATGCAACACTATGAGCCACCCGTACTAGCATGTGCTCTTAATGAGGTCCTCAATAAAATTGTTGGAGGCGATCCATCTACATTACCTACACTTTTGGTGCCTTTCTTGGTGGAATCATCCGAAGTTGAAGGCCAAAGTAAATCCCTAAGATCAGATGAAAGTGTAGCCTTAACTTATGGCATACAGCTTGGTCAAATCACAGACATAATGCAGACCTTACTCAAGAAAACCCAGGAACCACCGTCTACATTGCGAATTCAGCACGAAAATTTTGCATGTTTTCATCACTTTGTTCGTGTAATGAAGTTACCAACCTTCTTTCTAATTGGACAAACTAGTCAATATTTGAACAGTAAAGCTACCAAACAGCATGAG GCAATTTGCGAAATAGGCGAGATTTTGGCTAGCAGTACAGGTCTGCAGTTTTCAGAAGACAGAGTGATATGGAATCCAAAAAAGACATCAAAGGAGATCAAGGAGCCATGGCGTGATTTATATGGTTGA
- the LOC123889092 gene encoding glucan endo-1,3-beta-glucosidase-like produces MGWVVFTTRRKQNLSIFFWYLNMFILLLLLLVFTGLETTGTTFSVGVCYGRVANNLPPAEEVIDLYKTNRIERMRIYDPDQPTLEALRGSNIELVIGVRNEDIQSIANSVSLATNWVQNNVLKYSQDVKFRYIVVGNEIDPNNDQASNFVVLAMQNIYTSLASAKLQNQIKISTAIQMNLSGSSYPPSTGAFSDSSISFITPIVNFLVENEAPLLVNMYTYFSYIRDPNNVDLSFALFNSQTDRAIDGKYEYRNLFDASLGAIYAALEKVGGANLEVVVSESGWPSDGGVAATVENAQIYYENLFNHVSSGTPNRPNQALETYLFAMFDENQKGPAETERHFGLFTPNKQLKYQITQMHGSSNSTSSSSSSQSGPGSSSQSGQGGITYFTSSSSSSRQSGGMGWVVFTTRRKQNLSIFFWYLNMFILLLSLLVFTGLEKT; encoded by the exons ATGGGTTGGGTTGTATTCACCACTCGAAGAAAACAAAATCTCTCAATATTTTTCTGGTACTTGAATATGTTTATTCTGTTGTTGTTGCTTCTTGTTTTTACTGGGTTGGAGACAACAGGAACAA CATTCTCGGTTGGAGTATGCTATGGAAGAGTGGCAAACAACTTACCTCCTGCTGAGGAAGTAATTGATCTCTACAAAACAAATAGAATTGAAAGGATGAGAATATATGATCCTGATCAACCAACTTTGGAAGCTCTAAGAGGTTCTAACATAGAACTTGTGATTGGGGTCCGTAATGAAGATATTCAATCAATTGCTAATAGTGTTTCATTAGCTACTAATTGGGTCCAAAACAATGTACTAAAATACTCCCAAGATGTCAAATTTAGGTACATTGTTGTTGGGAATGAAATAGATCCTAATAATGATCAAGCATCAAATTTTGTTGTACTTGCAATGCAAAATATTTATACATCACTTGCATCGGCTAAgttacaaaatcaaataaagattTCAACTGCTATACAAATGAACTTGTCGGGAAGTTCTTATCCTCCATCAACAGGAGCATTTAGTGATTCATCGATTTCGTTTATAACTCcaatagttaattttcttgtggAGAATGAGGCGCCACTTCTTGTGAATATGTACACTTATTTCAGCTACATAAGAGACCCGAATAACGTTGATCTTTCGTTTGCTTTGTTTAATTCGCAAACGGATAGGGCAATTGATGGAAAATATGAGTATCGAAATCTCTTTGATGCATCATTAGGAGCAATTTATGCAGCTCTTGAGAAAGTTGGTGGTGCTAATTTGGAAGTAGTTGTTTCGGAAAGTGGATGGCCTTCTGATGGTGGTGTTGCTGCGACGGTTGAAAATGCACAAATTTACTATGAGAATTTGTTTAACCATGTTTCTAGTGGGACTCCTAATAGGCCTAATCAAGCATTggaaacttatttatttgctatGTTCGATGAAAATCAAAAAGGACCTGCTGAAACAGAAAGacattttggtttgtttacGCCTAATAAACAACTCAAGTATCAAATTACTCAAATGCATGGGTCATCTAATTCTACAAGTTCAAGTTCCTCTTCCCAATCGGGTCCAGGTTCCTCTTCTCAATCGGGACAAGGAGGCATAACTTACTTCACAtcgtcatcttcttcttctcgtCAATCGGGAGGa ATGGGTTGGGTTGTATTCACCACTCGAAGAAAACAAAATCTCTCAATATTTTTCTGGTACTTGAATATGTTTATTCTGTTGTTGTCGCTTCTTGTTTTTACTGGGTTGGAGAAAACATGA
- the LOC123891129 gene encoding dnaJ protein ERDJ3B, whose translation MAHRRAKLLFLLCAICYSLNAIAAKSYYDILQVSKGASDDQIKRAYRKLALKYHPDKNQGNEEANKKFAEINNAYEVLSDSEKRNIYDKYGEEGLKQHAAGGGRGGGMNMQDIFNSFFGGGSMEEEEKIVKGDDVIVDLDATLEDLYMGGSLKVWREKNVVKPAPGKRRCNCRNEVYHRQIGPGMFQQMTEQVCDQCANVKYVREGYFVTVDIEKGMQDGQEVLFYEDGEPIIDGESGDLRFRIRTAPHELFRREGNDLHTTVTITLVQALVGFEKTIKHLDEHLVDISAKGITNPKQVRKFKGEGMPLHVSTKKGDLYVTFEVLFPTSLTEEQKTNIKSILG comes from the exons ATGGCGCATCGAAGAGCCAAATTGCTGTTCCTTCTCTGCGCTATTTGCTATTCTCTCAATGCCATTGCCGC AAAGAGCTATTATGATATACTTCAAGTGTCGAAAGGTGCATCGGATGATCAGATTAAGAGAGCATATAGGAAGCTTGCATTGAAGTATCATCCTGATAAGAATCAGGGAAATGAAGAAGCTAATAAGAAATTTGCCGAGATTAACAATG CTTATGAAGTATTGTCGGATAGCGAGAAGAGAAATATTTACGATAAGTATGGTGAAGAGGGATTGAAGCAGCATGCTGCTGGTGGAGGAAGAGGCGGCGGAATGAACATGCAGGATATTTTTAACTC TTTCTTTGGTGGGGGATCAATGGAGGAAGAGGAGAAAATTGTAAAAGGTGATGACGTTATTGTTGATTTGGATGCAACCCTCGAAGATTTGTACATGGGTGGTTCCTTGAAG GTTTGGAGGGAGAAAAATGTTGTAAAGCCAGCACCTGGAAAAAGACGCTGTAACTGTAGAAATGAGGTTTATCACAGGCAAATTGGGCCTGGGATGTTTCAACAGATGACAGAGCAG GTCTGTGACCAATGTGCTAATGTCAAATACGTAAGGGAGGGATATTTCGTCACTGTTGATATTGAGAAAGGCATGCAAGATGGCCAG GAGGTGCTATTTTATGAGGATGGCGAACCCATAATTGATGGAGAATCTGGAGATTTAAGG TTTCGTATCCGTACCGCACCTCATGAGCTTTTCAGAAGGGAAGGCAATGACTTACATACCACTGTCACTATTACCCTG GTTCAAGCCCTTGTTGGTTTTGAGAAGACCATTAAACACCTTGATGAACATCTAGTCGACATAAGCGCCAAG GGAATCACAAATCCAAAGCAAGTAAGAAAGTTCAAAGGGGAGGGTATGCCGTTGCATGTCAGCACAAAGAAAGGAGATCTTTACGTCACTTTTGAGGTTCTGTTCCCCACGTCGCTAACAGAGGAGcagaaaacaaatataaaatcaatTCTTGGTTAG